In one Tissierellales bacterium genomic region, the following are encoded:
- a CDS encoding HNH endonuclease, translated as MADNRREFSNNEKMLLFNEVGGRCPLCGKVLSYKKKKNIYKAFEVAHIYPANPRPEEEVLLENEGRLSEDVNDLKNVIAVCRICHKKFDTPRTIEEYRQWMRLKRKLLQDAAIRDTYEIFNIEEDIKVILEKLNDEKIEVELVQLSYDSLKIDEKANETLPFAIKRTVKNDVVDYFDYIRRNFISMNQEQPYKFETLASQVKTFYLKCMQINQNQERVYDSLVEWLNEKTNGYSKRACEIVIAFFIQDCEVFS; from the coding sequence ATGGCAGATAATAGAAGAGAATTTTCAAACAATGAAAAGATGTTACTTTTTAATGAAGTTGGTGGCAGATGTCCATTATGTGGAAAAGTATTATCGTATAAAAAGAAAAAGAATATTTATAAGGCTTTTGAAGTTGCACATATATATCCAGCTAATCCTCGCCCAGAAGAGGAAGTGTTATTAGAAAATGAAGGAAGGCTTAGTGAGGATGTAAATGATTTAAAGAATGTTATTGCGGTTTGTAGGATTTGTCATAAAAAATTTGATACTCCTCGTACGATTGAAGAATATCGTCAATGGATGCGATTAAAAAGAAAACTACTACAAGATGCCGCAATTAGAGATACATATGAAATATTTAATATTGAAGAAGATATCAAAGTTATTCTTGAGAAACTGAATGACGAAAAAATAGAGGTAGAGCTTGTGCAATTAAGCTATGACTCATTAAAGATTGACGAGAAAGCAAATGAAACTTTGCCATTTGCAATAAAAAGAACGGTAAAGAATGATGTAGTTGATTATTTTGATTACATTCGTAGAAATTTCATCAGTATGAATCAAGAACAACCATATAAATTTGAAACTTTAGCATCACAGGTGAAGACTTTTTACTTAAAATGTATGCAGATTAATCAAAACCAAGAAAGGGTTTATGATTCTTTAGTGGAATGGCTTAATGAAAAAACTAATGGATATTCTAAGAGAGCATGTGAAATCGTTATAGCATTCTTCATACAAGATTGTGAGGTGTTTTCATGA
- a CDS encoding DUF2326 domain-containing protein: MLKKIRCDKFLQKDVIFHKGLNSIIGDDIASNSIGKSTMLMIIDFVFGGNEYINKNHDAIDQLGHHDFKFTFEFDEEISYFIRSTSEYKYVSFCDEKFEVLDSIKVEDYTNWLQKKYSCELEGLSFRSIIGRYFRVYGKENLNERKPIQYFEKESASKSITALLKLFDKYDVLKDYEIQIKKLEDEKSTLVEAAKKDLIPHAITRTLYGKNEKKITELSNQLEVLKKDILTATTNIEALISKEILKLRKDKSDLVTNKNKLNSRLVRTQNNLKNKKINFKSELEHFVEYFPNFNVEQINKLDDFHQTITKNLSSELKKVEKELKKQIVDIESHIDSINKEIEEKLTVKNAPKFAVEKVVDLVAQIKQLNDENSYYTKKKGLEESIKTSKDDLNLLKEKVLDEMCSEINVKMYELNKEIYPDGRRAPTINIHGNRYTFNTYGDTGTGTAFANLISFDLALLDLTCLPAIAHDLPLLKNIENSALENIIEIYSHRNKQIFIAIDKLNSYDKNAAQIIEEHKALQLSKDKVLFIKNWKKQDK; this comes from the coding sequence ATGTTAAAGAAAATACGTTGTGATAAGTTCTTGCAGAAAGATGTGATTTTCCATAAGGGCTTAAATTCAATTATTGGTGATGATATCGCATCTAACTCAATTGGAAAATCTACTATGCTGATGATAATAGATTTTGTATTTGGGGGAAATGAATATATTAATAAAAATCATGATGCAATAGACCAATTAGGACATCATGATTTTAAATTTACCTTTGAATTTGATGAAGAAATAAGTTATTTTATTAGGTCAACAAGTGAATATAAGTATGTATCTTTTTGCGATGAAAAATTTGAAGTACTTGATAGTATAAAGGTAGAAGACTATACAAATTGGCTTCAAAAAAAGTATTCTTGTGAATTAGAAGGATTATCATTTAGAAGTATCATTGGTAGGTATTTTAGGGTTTATGGAAAAGAAAATCTTAATGAACGTAAACCGATCCAATATTTTGAAAAAGAAAGCGCGTCAAAGTCAATAACTGCATTACTAAAATTATTTGACAAATATGATGTTCTTAAAGATTACGAAATACAAATTAAAAAGTTAGAAGATGAGAAGTCCACACTAGTGGAAGCGGCAAAGAAGGATTTGATTCCGCATGCTATCACTAGAACATTATATGGGAAGAATGAGAAAAAAATTACTGAGCTATCAAATCAGCTAGAGGTATTAAAAAAAGATATATTAACTGCAACTACTAACATTGAAGCATTAATATCTAAAGAGATACTAAAGCTTAGAAAAGATAAAAGTGATCTAGTTACAAATAAAAATAAATTAAATAGTAGGTTGGTAAGAACACAAAATAACTTAAAAAATAAGAAAATAAATTTCAAGTCAGAATTAGAGCACTTTGTTGAGTACTTCCCTAATTTTAATGTGGAGCAAATTAATAAATTAGATGATTTTCATCAAACAATAACTAAGAATTTATCAAGCGAACTAAAAAAAGTAGAAAAAGAATTAAAGAAGCAAATTGTTGATATAGAAAGTCATATAGACAGTATTAACAAAGAAATTGAAGAAAAACTTACAGTAAAAAATGCCCCTAAATTTGCTGTTGAAAAGGTTGTTGATTTAGTGGCTCAAATCAAACAATTAAATGATGAAAATAGTTATTATACTAAGAAAAAAGGATTAGAAGAATCTATTAAAACATCCAAAGATGATTTAAATCTATTAAAAGAGAAAGTTTTGGATGAAATGTGTAGTGAGATTAATGTCAAGATGTATGAACTGAATAAAGAGATATATCCTGATGGTCGTAGAGCGCCAACGATAAATATTCATGGTAATAGATATACTTTTAATACATATGGTGATACCGGAACAGGAACGGCATTTGCCAATTTAATTTCATTTGATTTAGCCCTACTTGATTTAACGTGTTTGCCTGCTATAGCTCATGATCTACCTTTATTAAAAAATATTGAGAATTCTGCTTTGGAGAATATAATTGAAATATACAGTCATAGAAATAAACAGATTTTTATTGCAATAGATAAGCTTAATTCTTATGATAAGAATGCCGCACAAATTATTGAGGAACATAAAGCACTACAACTATCAAAAGATAAGGTATTATTTATTAAGAATTGGAAAAAGCAAGATAAATAA